One stretch of Priestia megaterium DNA includes these proteins:
- a CDS encoding YhcN/YlaJ family sporulation lipoprotein translates to MNKFFLSISLCFITLTGCNNNQADVEEGQKTDRIVQVKNSSPERSHKRTANEISAHLVELASSVPNVNDATAIVLGKYAIVGIDVGKDIDRSEVSSIKYTVAEGLKADPYGANSVVIADPDTVARLKQIGNEIRKGRPVTGFLDELAAIVNRVMPEFAEEIRRNPSSTDTNNQKLNNKQEQNLKNEQEKQSNNHLQKNE, encoded by the coding sequence ATGAACAAATTTTTTCTATCCATTAGCTTATGTTTTATTACACTAACCGGCTGTAACAATAACCAAGCAGACGTTGAAGAAGGGCAAAAAACAGATCGAATTGTACAGGTCAAAAATTCATCTCCTGAACGCTCTCACAAGCGTACTGCTAATGAAATATCAGCGCATTTAGTTGAACTGGCTTCAAGCGTTCCGAATGTAAACGATGCTACTGCCATTGTGCTCGGTAAGTATGCCATCGTAGGCATTGACGTCGGCAAAGATATTGATCGTTCAGAAGTAAGTTCAATCAAATATACAGTTGCCGAAGGTCTGAAAGCTGATCCGTACGGCGCTAATTCTGTTGTTATTGCAGATCCTGATACGGTCGCTCGGCTAAAACAAATTGGAAATGAAATTCGCAAAGGTCGGCCGGTTACAGGATTTTTAGATGAATTAGCAGCCATTGTGAACCGAGTAATGCCTGAATTTGCAGAAGAAATCCGCCGAAATCCTAGTTCAACAGATACAAACAATCAAAAATTAAATAATAAACAAGAGCAAAATTTAAAGAATGAGCAGGAAAAACAATCTAATAATCATCTTCAAAAAAATGAATAA
- a CDS encoding PhoH family protein: MGKIYVLDTNVLLQDPHSIFSFDDNEVVIPAVVLEEVDSKKRNMDEVGRNARQVSKLIDNLRQHGKLYEKIPLENGGHLRIELNHRSFQQLQEIFVEKTNDNRILAVAKNLSLEEETKEDGREVILVSKDVLVRVKADAIGLRAEDFLSDRVVEFNSIYTGFSEVYIAKELLSQFYEKGELLASQIANHSFFANQFLVMKDAFGGSGSAIGIVDQTTTKVKKLLFEYDHIWGIKPRNVQQIMALELLLRDDVQLVTLIGKAGTGKTLLALASGLMQTEDLGCFKKLLVARPIVPLGKDIGFLPGEKQEKLRPWMQPIYDNLEYLFNTKKPGELDAILAGLSSIEVEALTYIRGRSIPEQFIIIDEAQNLTKHEIKTILTRVGEKSKIVLMGDPAQIDHPYLDEYNNGLTYVVEKFKEQKVSGHVRLIKGERSGLAQLAADIL; this comes from the coding sequence TTGGGAAAAATTTATGTATTAGATACGAATGTTTTATTACAAGATCCGCATTCAATTTTTTCATTTGATGATAACGAAGTAGTGATTCCGGCTGTTGTGCTAGAAGAAGTTGATTCGAAAAAAAGAAATATGGATGAAGTCGGACGAAATGCAAGGCAGGTATCCAAACTCATTGATAACTTGAGACAGCATGGAAAGTTATATGAGAAAATCCCTTTAGAAAATGGGGGCCATTTGCGAATTGAACTCAATCATCGCTCTTTTCAACAGCTTCAAGAAATCTTTGTGGAAAAAACAAATGATAATCGAATTTTAGCTGTTGCTAAAAATCTATCCCTTGAAGAGGAAACAAAAGAAGATGGACGTGAAGTGATACTAGTGAGTAAAGATGTGTTGGTACGTGTGAAGGCTGACGCAATCGGTTTAAGAGCAGAAGATTTTTTAAGTGATCGAGTAGTGGAATTCAATAGTATTTATACAGGCTTTTCAGAAGTCTATATTGCAAAAGAACTACTGAGTCAATTTTACGAAAAAGGGGAGCTGCTAGCGTCTCAAATTGCGAACCACTCCTTTTTTGCAAATCAATTCTTAGTGATGAAAGATGCATTTGGGGGATCCGGATCGGCCATCGGCATTGTCGATCAAACAACAACGAAAGTAAAAAAGCTTTTATTTGAATATGATCATATCTGGGGAATCAAACCTCGAAATGTTCAGCAAATTATGGCTTTAGAACTTCTTCTTAGAGACGACGTTCAACTGGTCACGTTAATTGGAAAGGCAGGTACGGGTAAAACGCTGCTTGCTTTAGCTTCAGGACTTATGCAGACGGAAGATTTAGGGTGTTTTAAAAAGCTACTTGTAGCTCGTCCAATTGTTCCTTTAGGGAAAGATATTGGATTCTTGCCGGGAGAAAAGCAGGAGAAGCTTCGTCCATGGATGCAACCAATTTATGATAACCTAGAGTACTTATTCAACACTAAAAAACCTGGAGAACTGGATGCGATTCTAGCGGGGCTCAGTTCAATAGAAGTGGAAGCCTTGACGTATATAAGAGGCCGAAGCATTCCGGAGCAGTTCATTATTATTGATGAAGCGCAAAATTTAACGAAGCATGAAATTAAAACAATTTTAACAAGGGTAGGGGAAAAGAGTAAAATTGTGCTTATGGGAGATCCAGCTCAAATTGATCATCCTTATTTAGATGAGTATAACAACGGATTAACGTACGTAGTTGAAAAGTTTAAAGAACAAAAAGTATCGGGCCACGTTCGGTTAATCAAAGGAGAGCGCTCCGGGCTAGCACAATTAGCAGCTGATATTCTTTAA
- a CDS encoding peptidyl-prolyl cis-trans isomerase — protein sequence MMNSIIMLKGKVKYTLTLDPSVWIFDDRKSDMDVFFEHPPEQKDETEAYTKAVSKHWDREIQEGAVFPPTLKTEKKFKKQELVNGTFGILFAPFLANASPTEEATNVSFKTKDALISFSLEEAQKLIFGFSQDGKPLREDGPIYVYLPDGSNRNNPIKYVEEIIVT from the coding sequence ATGATGAATTCAATTATTATGTTAAAAGGAAAAGTAAAATATACGCTGACACTCGATCCAAGCGTGTGGATTTTCGATGACCGCAAGTCCGATATGGACGTTTTCTTTGAACATCCACCGGAGCAAAAAGACGAGACAGAAGCGTACACAAAGGCTGTTTCGAAGCATTGGGACCGTGAAATTCAAGAAGGAGCCGTCTTTCCTCCTACGTTAAAAACCGAAAAGAAATTCAAAAAACAAGAGCTAGTAAATGGAACATTTGGCATTTTATTTGCACCTTTTCTAGCAAACGCTTCTCCTACTGAAGAAGCTACCAACGTTTCATTTAAAACAAAAGATGCGCTGATTTCTTTTTCATTAGAAGAAGCGCAAAAACTAATCTTTGGTTTCAGCCAAGATGGAAAGCCTCTTAGAGAAGATGGACCTATCTATGTCTATTTACCTGACGGATCTAACCGAAATAACCCTATTAAATATGTGGAAGAAATCATCGTTACATAA
- a CDS encoding YlaN family protein → MIDHREKAYALLKADADKILQLIQVQMDNLTMPQCPLYEEVLDTQMFGLSREIDFAVRLGLIDERVGKTLLDRLERELSALHEAFTKK, encoded by the coding sequence ATGATAGATCATCGTGAAAAAGCGTATGCGTTGTTAAAAGCTGATGCAGATAAGATTTTGCAATTAATTCAAGTTCAAATGGATAACTTAACAATGCCACAATGTCCTCTTTATGAAGAGGTTTTAGATACACAAATGTTTGGTTTATCAAGAGAAATTGATTTTGCAGTTCGTCTTGGTTTAATTGATGAACGTGTTGGAAAAACATTGCTAGACCGCCTCGAGCGTGAACTTTCTGCACTGCATGAAGCGTTTACAAAAAAATAA
- a CDS encoding FtsW/RodA/SpoVE family cell cycle protein, protein MVKKIFRHFDYSIVIPVLLLCAVGLVMVYSSSMIVSITRYHTSSDFFYNRQKMWLAFTLVLFILTMLTPYKLYPKILPYAILGIFVLLLLVFVMGHTSNNAQSWLQLGGANMQPAEYAKLVVILYLSYVLSKRQEYIDNIKKAFFGPMGLVFLILGFVAIQPDLGTGSIIFAIAVTIMLCSGISKKTLFRMLALGIILLTVIITIGFFTGQFTANRIGRFTGASDPFANAQGTGYQLVNSYLAIGTGGLKGLGLGESVQKYGYLPEPHTDFIMAIIAEELGFFGVMLVLGLLGFLIFRILMLAKKSQDPFASMICIGVASMIGIQTGINLGGLTGLIPITGVTLPFISYGGSSLLTLMVSMGIIVNISFFVNYQNKKQKNTENIVLHPNNTSTISD, encoded by the coding sequence ATGGTAAAAAAAATATTTAGGCATTTTGACTATTCAATTGTAATTCCAGTGCTGCTTCTTTGTGCGGTTGGACTAGTTATGGTTTACAGTTCAAGTATGATTGTAAGTATTACAAGATATCATACGTCAAGTGATTTCTTTTACAACAGACAAAAAATGTGGCTTGCTTTTACGCTTGTATTGTTCATTTTAACAATGCTAACACCTTACAAGCTGTATCCTAAAATACTGCCTTATGCGATTCTGGGCATTTTTGTACTGCTTTTGCTTGTGTTTGTAATGGGGCATACGAGTAACAATGCGCAAAGTTGGCTGCAGCTTGGCGGGGCAAACATGCAGCCGGCTGAGTATGCCAAGCTTGTTGTCATTTTATACTTATCGTATGTTTTGTCTAAAAGGCAAGAGTATATTGACAACATCAAAAAAGCTTTTTTTGGACCTATGGGTCTTGTATTTCTAATATTAGGTTTTGTAGCTATTCAGCCTGACCTTGGAACGGGATCAATTATTTTTGCTATTGCCGTTACCATTATGCTGTGTTCGGGAATCTCTAAAAAAACCCTTTTCCGCATGCTAGCACTAGGTATCATTTTGCTTACAGTAATTATTACGATTGGTTTTTTTACAGGTCAGTTTACTGCCAATCGAATTGGCCGTTTTACCGGTGCATCAGATCCGTTTGCCAATGCTCAAGGAACCGGTTATCAGCTGGTTAATTCATATTTAGCAATAGGTACAGGAGGCTTAAAAGGCCTTGGCTTAGGAGAAAGTGTACAAAAGTATGGTTATCTTCCGGAGCCCCATACCGATTTCATTATGGCTATTATTGCAGAAGAATTAGGGTTCTTTGGAGTTATGCTCGTGCTGGGCCTTTTAGGCTTCTTAATTTTCAGGATTTTAATGCTGGCTAAAAAATCTCAGGATCCGTTTGCTAGCATGATTTGTATTGGAGTAGCCAGTATGATAGGTATTCAAACAGGCATTAACCTTGGAGGGCTTACGGGACTCATTCCGATTACCGGCGTCACGCTTCCGTTTATCAGTTACGGAGGGTCTTCGCTGCTAACGCTGATGGTATCTATGGGAATTATTGTAAATATCTCATTTTTCGTAAATTATCAAAATAAAAAACAGAAAAATACGGAAAATATTGTGCTACATCCGAACAATACATCAACAATAAGCGATTGA